In one window of Myxococcus virescens DNA:
- the trxA gene encoding thioredoxin — protein MATIDITKANFKEIVSKEGIVLLDWWAEWCAPCRTFSPVFEQASAKNPDLVFGKLDTDAEVELAGAFAIRSIPTLMVFRDGIMLFEQAGALPANALDDLIRQVRALDMNEVRKQLVDRQAQQGAPSQA, from the coding sequence ATGGCAACCATCGACATCACCAAAGCCAACTTCAAGGAAATCGTCTCGAAGGAGGGAATCGTCCTCCTCGACTGGTGGGCCGAGTGGTGCGCACCGTGCCGCACCTTCTCACCTGTGTTCGAACAGGCGAGCGCGAAGAATCCGGACCTCGTCTTCGGCAAGCTCGACACCGACGCAGAGGTGGAACTCGCGGGGGCTTTCGCCATCCGCTCCATCCCCACGCTGATGGTCTTCCGTGACGGCATCATGTTGTTCGAACAGGCGGGAGCGCTGCCAGCCAACGCGCTGGATGACCTCATCCGCCAGGTGCGCGCGCTCGACATGAACGAGGTGCGCAAACAACTGGTGGATCGCCAGGCGCAGCAGGGCGCGCCGTCCCAGGCCTGA